One Mycolicibacterium pulveris genomic region harbors:
- a CDS encoding class I SAM-dependent methyltransferase yields the protein MNRIRAVQRALAMRSEPVYLEIGVSRGQAFQRISADVKIAVDPAFRLTDRVRERADAKGRVTRYFETTSDAFFANETALLERHPVDVALIDGLHTYEQVVRDVENTVRYLKDDGVIFLHDCNPPFELAGRRADSWEEFMAQQKGPLLIGIWNGDVWKAIVQLRSTRPDLLVGVLKCDQGVGFLRKGSPESTLSYSVEEIEALTYADLKADRRRLLNLKPARYLNEFLAASTASPK from the coding sequence ATGAACCGGATCAGGGCCGTGCAACGGGCGCTCGCGATGCGGTCGGAGCCTGTCTATCTGGAGATCGGCGTTTCACGCGGACAGGCGTTCCAGCGGATCAGCGCCGATGTGAAGATCGCGGTCGACCCGGCCTTCAGGCTCACCGACCGCGTCCGCGAACGCGCCGACGCCAAGGGCCGCGTCACTCGCTACTTCGAAACGACCAGCGACGCCTTCTTCGCGAACGAAACCGCCCTGCTCGAACGGCATCCCGTGGACGTCGCGCTGATCGACGGCCTGCACACTTACGAGCAGGTGGTGCGCGACGTCGAAAACACCGTGCGCTACCTGAAGGACGACGGCGTCATCTTCCTGCACGACTGCAACCCGCCGTTCGAGCTGGCCGGTCGCCGGGCGGATTCCTGGGAGGAGTTCATGGCCCAGCAGAAGGGGCCGCTGCTGATCGGGATCTGGAACGGCGATGTGTGGAAGGCGATCGTCCAACTGCGCAGCACCCGGCCCGATCTCTTGGTGGGGGTGCTCAAGTGCGATCAGGGCGTCGGGTTCCTCCGGAAGGGGTCTCCGGAATCGACGCTGTCGTATTCGGTGGAGGAGATCGAGGCGCTCACCTACGCAGACCTCAAGGCCGACCGCAGACGTCTGCTCAACCTGAAGCCGGCCCGATATCTGAACGAATTCCTCGCTGCCAGCACCGCCTCCCCGAAGTAA
- a CDS encoding glycosyltransferase — MKFVLASWGSRGDVEPNAAVGRELVGRGHEVWMAVPPDLVSFAEAAGLKAVGFGPNSRSILDAHRDFWTCFFGAPWKLRTMIRARVEIGAPLLRGWQEMSTTLRSIADGADLIFTGINFEDAAANVAEYYDIPLATLHYFPLRPNAQVLRFLPARMRRSAVAAFWWLSWRVMKKVEHAQRRELGLPAVKGSAPRRITERGSLEIQAYDEACFPGLAAEWSEFADQRPFVGTLTLELSTDADDEVASWIAAGTPPIFFGFGSIPVESPRDTLAMIASACARLGERALIGAAGTDFADVPEFDHVKVVGTLNYSTVFPACRAVVHHGGSSTTPIVMRAGVPQLILYWDMVHAVYGAAVKRLKVGTARRFSTATEESLVADLRRILAPEYVARARELATRITSPAQSAAAAADRLEDLAHRRRHSLKGSRPTP, encoded by the coding sequence ATGAAATTTGTGCTGGCGAGCTGGGGAAGTCGTGGCGACGTCGAACCCAATGCCGCCGTCGGACGCGAACTTGTGGGACGAGGCCACGAGGTGTGGATGGCCGTGCCGCCCGACCTGGTGAGTTTCGCCGAGGCGGCGGGGCTCAAGGCCGTCGGATTCGGCCCGAACTCACGCTCGATCCTCGACGCCCACCGCGACTTTTGGACCTGCTTCTTCGGCGCCCCCTGGAAGCTCCGGACGATGATCAGGGCGCGGGTCGAGATCGGTGCCCCCCTGCTACGGGGCTGGCAGGAAATGAGCACGACCCTGAGGTCGATCGCCGACGGGGCCGACCTGATCTTCACCGGCATCAACTTCGAGGACGCTGCGGCCAACGTCGCCGAGTACTACGACATCCCGCTGGCGACGCTGCACTACTTCCCGCTGCGCCCCAACGCCCAGGTCCTGAGGTTTCTGCCGGCGAGAATGCGGCGATCGGCGGTGGCCGCCTTCTGGTGGCTGTCCTGGCGAGTGATGAAGAAGGTCGAGCACGCCCAACGCCGCGAACTGGGCCTGCCTGCGGTGAAAGGCTCCGCGCCGCGGCGGATCACCGAACGCGGCTCGCTGGAGATCCAGGCCTACGACGAGGCCTGTTTCCCCGGGCTGGCCGCCGAATGGTCGGAGTTCGCGGACCAGCGCCCCTTCGTCGGCACGCTCACGCTCGAGTTGTCCACCGACGCCGACGACGAGGTCGCGTCATGGATCGCGGCGGGAACGCCGCCGATCTTCTTCGGGTTCGGCAGCATTCCGGTCGAGTCCCCGCGCGACACGTTGGCCATGATCGCCTCAGCCTGTGCGCGGCTCGGCGAGCGAGCGTTGATCGGCGCCGCCGGGACCGACTTCGCGGATGTCCCCGAGTTCGATCACGTCAAGGTCGTCGGCACGCTGAACTACTCGACCGTCTTCCCGGCTTGCCGCGCGGTCGTGCACCACGGCGGCTCGAGCACCACACCGATTGTGATGCGCGCCGGCGTTCCTCAGCTGATCCTCTACTGGGACATGGTTCACGCGGTCTACGGAGCCGCGGTCAAACGCCTGAAGGTGGGCACCGCCCGACGCTTCTCGACCGCCACCGAGGAATCCCTGGTGGCAGATCTGCGCCGCATCCTCGCGCCGGAGTACGTCGCACGGGCCCGTGAGCTGGCCACTCGCATCACCTCGCCGGCGCAGAGCGCAGCGGCCGCCGCCGATCGATTGGAGGACCTCGCACACCGCCGCCGGCATTCGCTGAAGGGTTCGCGGCCAACCCCGTGA